From the Niveibacterium microcysteis genome, the window GATGTAGCTGTGCGCGCCGCCCTCTTCGAACAGCACGAACGGCTTGGTGCGATCGTTGTTCGCACCGTGCTTGAGCAATTCAAGGCGGACCAGATCACCACCCAGCGCCGAGATCTGCGCACGCACCGTATCGGTTTCCACGGTCAGCTTGGGCGCCTTGGCGCGCTCGGCAGTCGTCGCGCCATTTGGTGCCGCTGCGGGCGCGGCGACTTGCCCCGATGCGGTCGGCGTCGGCGTAGCGCTCTGTGTCACGCTCGGCCCGGCAACAGGCTTAGGCTGGTTATGTTTTAGCCAGGCATCCCACAGCATGACGAGCGACATGCTGAAGATCACCAGAAGGATCAGGCGGCGGTTGTCCATCGGATTCGGTCGTTTCGGATAGGTGTATCAGACAGTGGCGTCGGCGACGCGACTCAGGGTACCGGATCATACCCGCCGGGGTTCCACGGATGGCAGCGCGTGACGCGACGAGCAGCAAGCCAGGTGCCCTTGATAGCACCGTAACGTTGCAGGGCTTCGATCGCGTAGGCGGAACAGCTCGGGTGGAAGCGGCAGTTACGTCCGAGGAACGGACTGAGGAAAAATCGGTAGGCGCGCAGCAGGATGATCAACACGGCTTTCATCGCGAATCATCCTTGCGGCAATCGGTCGAACAAGGCCTCGACCTCAGCGCGCATTTCCGCGCGGC encodes:
- the yidD gene encoding membrane protein insertion efficiency factor YidD, with the protein product MKAVLIILLRAYRFFLSPFLGRNCRFHPSCSAYAIEALQRYGAIKGTWLAARRVTRCHPWNPGGYDPVP